In Aphanothece sacrum FPU1, a single genomic region encodes these proteins:
- a CDS encoding adenylate kinase yields MTQAKGLIFLGPPGSGKGTQAEVLSEQLQIPHISTGEMLRQAIDAKTVLGQKAQSYVDLGELVPDELLLDLIEERLNQEDAQKGWILDGFPRNVTQATFLDQLLEKLPQFSEQAVNLEVPEDVLVERLLSRGRKDDNEETIRRRLEVYLEKTQPVLDYYRQLQRLHSVDGNQLPEAVTTSLSNIITL; encoded by the coding sequence ATGACGCAAGCTAAGGGATTAATTTTTTTGGGGCCTCCTGGTTCAGGAAAAGGCACTCAAGCAGAGGTTTTATCAGAACAATTACAAATTCCTCACATTTCTACTGGAGAAATGTTACGACAAGCTATTGATGCTAAAACTGTCTTGGGACAAAAAGCACAAAGTTATGTTGATCTCGGAGAATTAGTTCCCGATGAGTTGTTATTAGATTTAATTGAGGAACGATTAAATCAAGAAGATGCTCAAAAAGGGTGGATTTTAGATGGATTTCCTCGCAATGTGACTCAGGCAACTTTTTTAGATCAGTTACTTGAGAAATTGCCTCAATTTTCTGAACAAGCTGTTAATTTAGAAGTGCCAGAAGACGTACTGGTAGAGCGATTACTCTCTAGAGGGCGTAAGGACGACAATGAGGAGACTATCCGCCGTCGGTTAGAAGTTTACCTCGAAAAAACTCAACCAGTCCTCGATTATTATCGTCAACTTCAACGTCTTCATTCGGTCGATGGAAATCAACTGCCCGAAGCCGTAACCACTTCTTTAAGCAATATTATCACCCTATAA
- the rpsC gene encoding 30S ribosomal protein S3: MGQKIHPVGFRLGVTKDHKSCWYADGRRYPELLQEDLKIRKYVEKNLSNAGIADIRIERKADQIDLSIHTARPGVVVGRGGSGIEQLRVGLQKELGSNRQIRINVIEVSRVDADAALIAEYITQQLERRVSFRRVVRQAIQRAQRAEVKGIKIQVSGRLNGAEIARTEWVREGRVPLHTLRADIDYSYRTAQTIYGILGVKVWVFKGEIIPGQEDIPVPVPAQAPRRGRRKPQFEDRSDE, translated from the coding sequence ATGGGACAGAAAATACATCCAGTCGGTTTTCGTCTCGGTGTTACCAAAGATCATAAATCTTGTTGGTATGCCGATGGTAGACGCTATCCTGAGCTATTACAGGAAGACCTCAAAATTCGGAAATATGTTGAGAAAAACCTAAGTAACGCCGGAATTGCGGATATTCGGATCGAGCGTAAAGCCGATCAGATTGACTTAAGCATTCATACCGCTCGCCCCGGTGTAGTGGTAGGTCGCGGTGGAAGCGGCATTGAGCAATTACGGGTCGGTTTACAAAAGGAATTAGGCAGCAACCGCCAAATCCGCATTAATGTCATTGAAGTATCACGAGTTGATGCGGATGCGGCTCTAATTGCTGAATATATTACCCAACAATTAGAAAGACGGGTTTCCTTCCGTCGAGTCGTACGCCAAGCCATTCAACGGGCCCAAAGGGCTGAAGTCAAAGGCATTAAAATACAAGTCAGTGGCCGTCTCAACGGGGCTGAAATTGCTCGGACAGAATGGGTCCGCGAAGGACGAGTTCCCTTACATACTTTACGGGCCGACATTGATTATTCTTACCGCACCGCCCAAACAATCTATGGGATTTTAGGGGTGAAAGTGTGGGTATTTAAAGGGGAAATTATTCCTGGACAAGAAGATATTCCGGTTCCAGTTCCCGCTCAAGCTCCCCGTCGTGGGCGACGCAAACCACAGTTTGAAGATCGTTCTGACGAATAG
- the rplX gene encoding 50S ribosomal protein L24 — protein sequence MSNKKSETPKRYKMHVKKGDTVQVIAGRDKGKVGEILKTIPKTSQVVIQGVNIKTKHVKPQQEGESGQITTVEGPIHSSNVMLYSTKEKVVSRICYTFTEEGRKVRMLKKTGEIID from the coding sequence ATGAGTAACAAAAAAAGCGAAACCCCTAAACGCTATAAAATGCACGTGAAAAAAGGGGATACCGTTCAAGTGATCGCTGGACGCGATAAAGGCAAAGTGGGGGAAATTTTGAAAACTATCCCCAAAACTAGCCAAGTTGTGATTCAAGGGGTCAATATCAAAACTAAGCACGTTAAACCTCAGCAAGAAGGTGAATCAGGACAAATTACGACCGTTGAGGGCCCGATTCACAGTTCTAATGTCATGTTGTATTCCACTAAAGAAAAGGTGGTCAGTCGCATCTGCTACACCTTCACCGAAGAAGGACGTAAAGTGCGGATGTTAAAAAAAACAGGAGAAATCATTGACTAA
- the rpsH gene encoding 30S ribosomal protein S8, which translates to MAANDTISDMLTRIRNACSVRHPTTQVPTTKMTRSIAKVLQEEGFIEGFEEVGVGVQKHLILSLKYKDKNRQPIINTLKRVSKPGLRVYSNCNDIPRVLGGIGIAIISTSKGIMTDREARKQKVGGEILCYVW; encoded by the coding sequence ATGGCAGCTAACGACACTATCTCAGATATGCTCACTCGCATCCGCAATGCTTGCTCGGTACGTCATCCAACTACCCAAGTACCGACCACCAAAATGACCCGCAGCATTGCCAAAGTTCTACAAGAAGAAGGCTTTATTGAGGGCTTTGAAGAAGTTGGCGTTGGAGTGCAAAAACATCTCATTCTTTCTCTCAAATACAAAGACAAAAACCGTCAGCCGATTATTAATACCCTAAAACGGGTCAGTAAACCAGGCTTACGAGTCTACTCTAATTGTAATGATATCCCTCGCGTTCTCGGTGGTATTGGTATCGCTATTATTTCCACTTCCAAAGGGATCATGACTGATAGAGAAGCGCGAAAACAAAAAGTAGGCGGAGAAATTCTCTGCTATGTTTGGTAA
- the rplF gene encoding 50S ribosomal protein L6 gives MSRIGKRPIPIPQKVTVEVKGQHVLVTGPKGSLERELPDKINVIQESTTLLVGRADDSRPARERHGLCRTLVSNMVEGVSKGFEKRLSIQGVGYRAQSQGSKLTLNVGYSKPVEIIMPNEIQVAVENNTLVIISGIDKEIVGNIAAQIRAVRPPEVYKGKGIRYLGEAVRRKAGKTGKK, from the coding sequence ATGTCTCGTATTGGTAAACGTCCTATCCCCATTCCTCAGAAAGTCACAGTTGAGGTCAAAGGGCAGCACGTCCTCGTAACTGGTCCTAAAGGATCTTTAGAACGAGAGCTTCCTGACAAAATCAACGTGATTCAAGAAAGTACTACCCTATTGGTGGGCAGAGCAGATGATTCTAGACCCGCTAGGGAGCGTCACGGCTTATGTCGTACCCTAGTGTCCAACATGGTCGAAGGCGTATCCAAAGGATTTGAAAAACGCCTGAGTATTCAAGGGGTGGGCTATCGGGCCCAATCACAAGGGAGCAAATTAACCCTTAATGTGGGCTATAGTAAACCCGTTGAAATAATCATGCCTAACGAAATTCAAGTGGCTGTTGAAAACAACACCCTGGTGATTATTAGTGGCATTGATAAAGAAATTGTGGGTAATATAGCAGCCCAAATCCGGGCCGTTCGTCCCCCAGAAGTCTATAAAGGTAAGGGTATTCGCTATCTCGGTGAAGCCGTCAGACGTAAAGCTGGTAAGACAGGTAAGAAATAA
- the rplB gene encoding 50S ribosomal protein L2: protein MGIRSYRPYTPGTRQASVSDFAEITKSEPEKSLTTYKHNQKGRNNRGVITSRHRGGGHKRLYRIVDFRRDKYDIPAKVAAIEYDPNRNARLALLFYQDGEKRYILAPAGLAVGTTVISGENSPFEVGNALPLFRVPLGSEVHNVELVPGRGGQMVRAAGAAAQVVAKEGDYVTLRLPSKEVRMVRKECYATLGKVGNIEDRNITLGKAGRTRHLGRRPHVRGSVMNPVDHPHGGGEGRAPIGRSGPVTPWGKPTLGAKTRNKKKASSKLIVRRRNQG from the coding sequence ATGGGTATTCGTTCCTATCGGCCCTACACTCCTGGAACCCGACAAGCATCTGTATCAGACTTTGCGGAGATTACCAAAAGTGAGCCGGAAAAATCGCTAACCACCTACAAACACAATCAGAAAGGTCGCAATAATCGCGGCGTGATCACCAGTCGTCATCGCGGTGGTGGACACAAAAGATTGTACCGGATCGTAGATTTTCGTCGGGATAAATATGATATTCCCGCCAAAGTCGCCGCCATCGAATATGATCCCAACCGTAACGCTCGTTTAGCCCTACTATTCTATCAAGATGGAGAAAAGAGATATATTCTTGCTCCGGCCGGTTTAGCAGTAGGTACTACGGTCATTTCTGGCGAAAATTCACCCTTTGAAGTGGGTAACGCCCTTCCCTTATTTCGGGTTCCTTTAGGAAGCGAAGTTCATAACGTTGAATTAGTACCCGGTAGAGGGGGCCAAATGGTACGGGCAGCCGGTGCGGCGGCTCAAGTTGTAGCCAAAGAGGGAGATTATGTTACCCTCAGACTGCCCTCAAAAGAAGTGCGTATGGTACGAAAAGAGTGCTATGCCACCTTGGGGAAAGTCGGCAATATCGAGGATCGTAACATCACGTTAGGAAAAGCCGGAAGAACTCGTCATTTAGGACGCAGACCCCATGTTAGGGGAAGTGTCATGAACCCTGTGGATCACCCCCATGGAGGTGGAGAAGGACGCGCTCCCATTGGCAGAAGCGGCCCCGTTACTCCTTGGGGTAAACCCACATTAGGAGCCAAAACTCGGAACAAGAAAAAAGCCAGTTCCAAGTTAATTGTACGCCGTCGCAATCAAGGCTAA
- the rplO gene encoding 50S ribosomal protein L15: protein MRIHELSPKEGSTHRSRRVGRGIAAGQGASCGFGMRGQKSRSGTGTRAGFEGGQMPLYRRVPKLKHFPLVNQKHYTIVNVSQLNVISPNSSVTLESLMELGIITTNDGPLKVLGDGELTIALEVTAAAFTKTAQAKIEQAGGNCQSA from the coding sequence ATGAGAATTCATGAACTTAGCCCGAAAGAAGGCTCTACACATCGTAGCCGTCGGGTTGGCCGAGGTATCGCGGCTGGACAGGGTGCTAGTTGTGGTTTCGGAATGCGGGGGCAAAAATCCCGTTCCGGTACAGGGACAAGAGCAGGGTTTGAAGGGGGACAAATGCCTCTTTATCGCCGCGTTCCTAAACTGAAACATTTTCCTCTGGTTAATCAGAAACATTACACCATCGTTAATGTTAGTCAACTGAATGTAATCTCTCCTAACTCATCTGTTACCTTAGAAAGTTTGATGGAACTGGGAATTATTACTACTAATGATGGCCCTCTTAAAGTCTTGGGAGATGGAGAGTTAACCATTGCTCTGGAGGTAACTGCTGCGGCTTTTACTAAAACCGCTCAAGCCAAAATTGAACAAGCTGGCGGCAATTGTCAAAGCGCATAA
- the rplV gene encoding 50S ribosomal protein L22, translated as MAVDTTTEAKAIARYIRMSPFKVRRVLDQIRGRSYREALMILEFMPYRACEPIVKVLRSAAANAEHNQGLDRTTLVVSQAYADGGPSLKRFRPRAQGRAYQIRKPTCHITIAVASEVTDD; from the coding sequence ATGGCAGTTGATACAACAACCGAAGCCAAAGCCATCGCTCGCTACATTCGGATGTCACCCTTTAAAGTGCGACGAGTGTTAGATCAGATTCGTGGGCGTTCCTATCGTGAGGCATTGATGATTCTTGAATTCATGCCTTATCGCGCTTGTGAACCGATTGTCAAAGTATTGCGATCGGCGGCGGCTAATGCTGAACATAACCAGGGACTAGACAGGACTACTTTAGTCGTGAGTCAAGCTTATGCGGATGGCGGCCCCAGTTTAAAACGCTTTCGGCCCCGGGCCCAAGGTAGGGCTTATCAAATTCGCAAACCTACCTGTCATATTACGATCGCTGTTGCCTCTGAGGTAACTGATGATTAA
- a CDS encoding 50S ribosomal protein L23, with product MTKATLRELADLIIKPIITEKATLLLEQNKYVFDVVPKATKPQIKAAIEQLFEVNVVGVNTMRPPRKKRRVGKFMGYKALYKRAIVTLEEGDSIVLFPDV from the coding sequence GTGACTAAAGCCACCTTACGAGAATTGGCAGATTTAATTATCAAGCCAATTATTACCGAAAAAGCAACTTTGCTCCTAGAGCAAAATAAATATGTCTTTGACGTTGTACCTAAAGCGACGAAACCCCAAATTAAAGCGGCCATTGAGCAACTATTTGAGGTCAATGTAGTAGGAGTTAATACAATGCGTCCTCCTCGCAAAAAGCGTCGTGTCGGTAAATTTATGGGTTACAAAGCTTTATATAAACGAGCTATTGTGACCTTAGAAGAAGGAGACTCCATCGTATTATTCCCCGATGTGTAA
- the rpsQ gene encoding 30S ribosomal protein S17: MAVKERVGLVVSNKMDKTVVVAIENRSPHPKYGKIVVKTKKFKAHDEDNQCKEGDRVRIQETRPLSKTKHWVVAEILTSH; this comes from the coding sequence ATGGCAGTTAAAGAAAGAGTGGGCCTTGTGGTTAGCAATAAAATGGATAAAACCGTGGTGGTTGCCATTGAAAACCGCTCTCCTCACCCTAAATATGGCAAAATTGTCGTTAAAACCAAGAAATTTAAGGCACACGACGAAGATAATCAGTGTAAGGAAGGCGACCGTGTTCGCATTCAAGAAACAAGACCCCTCAGTAAAACCAAACATTGGGTGGTCGCCGAAATTTTAACCTCCCATTAA
- the rplR gene encoding 50S ribosomal protein L18, producing MKLTRRQSVKRRHERIRNKVNGSPERPRLAVFRSNHHIYAQVIDDLGQHTLAAASTLEPEVKTALSSGATCEASAVVGKLVAQRSLAKGIEQVVFDRGGSLYHGRVKALADAAREAGLQF from the coding sequence ATGAAACTCACTCGTAGACAGTCGGTAAAACGTCGTCATGAACGTATCCGCAATAAGGTTAATGGCAGTCCTGAGCGTCCTCGCTTAGCGGTTTTCCGTTCTAATCATCATATTTATGCTCAAGTGATTGATGATTTGGGGCAACATACTTTAGCTGCGGCCTCAACCCTAGAACCAGAAGTCAAAACCGCCCTTTCCTCTGGCGCAACTTGTGAAGCTTCGGCCGTCGTCGGCAAATTAGTAGCTCAAAGAAGTTTGGCTAAAGGAATCGAACAAGTGGTCTTTGATCGCGGTGGTAGTCTCTATCATGGACGGGTTAAAGCCTTAGCTGACGCGGCCAGAGAAGCTGGATTACAGTTTTAG
- the rplP gene encoding 50S ribosomal protein L16, translating to MLSPRRTKFRKQQRGRMRGLAQRGSTLNFGEYALQATEPCWLTARQIEAARRAMTRYIRRGGKIWIRVFPDKPVTMRPAETRMGSGKGSPEFWVAVIKPGRLLFELSGVTEPIAREAMRLAAQKLPIKTKFISNEEEYI from the coding sequence ATGTTAAGTCCTAGAAGAACTAAATTCCGAAAACAACAGCGCGGACGGATGAGAGGGTTGGCCCAACGGGGTAGTACCCTCAACTTTGGAGAATACGCCCTCCAAGCGACTGAACCCTGTTGGCTCACCGCCCGTCAAATTGAAGCTGCTCGACGCGCCATGACCCGTTATATCCGTCGGGGTGGCAAAATCTGGATTCGAGTTTTTCCTGATAAACCTGTCACCATGCGACCGGCTGAAACTCGGATGGGTTCAGGTAAAGGTTCCCCCGAATTTTGGGTAGCTGTTATTAAACCAGGGCGGTTACTGTTTGAATTATCTGGAGTAACTGAACCTATTGCTCGTGAAGCGATGCGACTTGCGGCTCAAAAATTACCCATCAAAACTAAGTTTATTAGTAATGAGGAGGAGTATATATAG
- the rplE gene encoding 50S ribosomal protein L5 — MTQRLKTVYTETIVPKLKEQFGYTNIHQVPKVIKVTVNRGLGEASQNAKALESSIAELSTITGQKPVVTRAKKAIAGFKIREGMPVGVMVTLRSDRMYAFLDRLINLALPRIRDFRGISPKSFDGRGNYSLGIREQLIFPEIDYDTIDQIRGMDVSIITTAQTDEEGRALLKEMGMPFRS, encoded by the coding sequence ATGACTCAACGACTCAAAACCGTTTACACAGAAACAATTGTTCCTAAACTCAAAGAACAATTTGGCTACACCAACATTCATCAAGTCCCTAAAGTTATTAAGGTGACGGTGAACAGAGGATTAGGAGAAGCGTCTCAAAACGCCAAAGCCCTTGAATCCTCCATTGCAGAACTGTCTACCATCACCGGACAAAAACCCGTGGTGACAAGAGCGAAAAAAGCGATCGCTGGCTTCAAAATTCGTGAAGGAATGCCAGTCGGGGTCATGGTCACATTACGTTCAGATCGAATGTACGCATTTTTGGATCGTTTAATTAACCTGGCCCTACCACGAATTCGGGATTTTCGTGGTATCAGTCCCAAAAGCTTTGACGGCCGTGGTAACTATAGCTTAGGTATCAGAGAACAGCTTATTTTCCCAGAAATTGACTACGACACCATCGATCAAATTAGGGGAATGGATGTCTCCATCATTACCACCGCTCAGACTGATGAAGAAGGACGGGCCTTACTTAAAGAAATGGGAATGCCCTTCCGTAGTTAG
- the rpmC gene encoding 50S ribosomal protein L29: MALPKIQEVRELSDEELSSEIVATKKKLFDLRFQQATRRLETPHQFKHMRHRLAQLLTIERERELAIESSVPTQEEE; the protein is encoded by the coding sequence ATGGCTCTACCCAAGATACAAGAAGTAAGAGAATTGAGCGATGAGGAACTGTCCTCTGAAATCGTGGCCACCAAGAAAAAATTGTTTGACCTACGATTTCAACAAGCCACTCGCCGCTTAGAAACGCCTCATCAGTTCAAGCATATGCGCCATCGGTTAGCCCAACTGCTGACCATTGAGCGTGAGCGAGAATTAGCGATTGAGTCTTCAGTCCCAACCCAAGAGGAGGAGTAA
- the rpsE gene encoding 30S ribosomal protein S5: protein MAKRRKGGRTKAKETNWQERVIQIRRVSKVVKGGKKLSFRAIVVVGNENGQVGVGVGKAGDVIGAVRKGVADGKKQLIDVALTKSNSITHLVNGTSGGAKVIVRPAAPGTGVIAGGAVRTVLELAGVKNILAKQLGSNNPLNNARAVVNALEALRTLAEVAQERGVPLEHLYT from the coding sequence ATGGCAAAACGTCGTAAAGGTGGCCGAACTAAAGCCAAAGAAACAAACTGGCAAGAGCGAGTAATTCAAATTCGCCGTGTTAGTAAAGTGGTTAAGGGCGGTAAAAAATTGAGCTTCCGAGCTATTGTGGTTGTTGGTAATGAAAATGGCCAAGTTGGGGTTGGTGTTGGTAAAGCTGGAGATGTCATCGGAGCAGTGCGTAAAGGCGTTGCTGATGGCAAAAAACAGTTGATTGATGTGGCCTTGACTAAATCTAATTCTATTACTCACCTAGTTAATGGAACCTCTGGCGGGGCTAAAGTAATTGTAAGACCTGCCGCTCCTGGTACTGGTGTAATCGCAGGGGGAGCCGTGCGGACGGTTTTAGAATTGGCCGGGGTGAAAAATATCCTCGCTAAACAATTAGGTTCTAATAATCCTCTCAATAATGCTAGGGCCGTGGTTAATGCTCTCGAAGCGTTACGCACTTTGGCTGAAGTGGCACAAGAAAGAGGTGTTCCTTTAGAGCATCTGTATACCTAA
- the rpsM gene encoding 30S ribosomal protein S13 produces the protein MARIAGIDLPRDKRVEIGLTYLYGIGLSRSHEILAETGVNADTRVRDLTDEEVAALRAFIETNYQIEGDLRRWEAMNIKRLVDIGTYRGRRHRQGLPVRGQRTRTNARTRRGRRVTVAGKKKAPAKK, from the coding sequence GTGGCGAGGATAGCTGGTATAGACCTGCCTCGGGATAAGCGTGTGGAAATCGGGTTAACTTATCTCTATGGTATCGGTTTATCTCGATCTCATGAAATCTTAGCAGAAACAGGAGTCAATGCTGACACCCGAGTCAGAGACTTAACGGATGAAGAAGTCGCGGCCTTGCGGGCCTTTATCGAAACCAATTATCAAATCGAAGGAGATTTGAGACGTTGGGAAGCGATGAACATCAAGCGGTTAGTAGACATTGGCACTTATCGAGGTCGTAGACACCGTCAGGGATTACCCGTGAGAGGACAAAGAACTCGAACTAATGCTCGTACCCGTCGAGGAAGAAGAGTCACAGTAGCTGGGAAGAAAAAAGCTCCAGCTAAGAAATAA
- the secY gene encoding preprotein translocase subunit SecY: MVVSRDKTPTAQETFLQMAQAAGLRGRLLITIGLLILIRFGIFIPIPGIDRQAFAAAISNSPVLGFLDIFTGGGISTLGLLALGILPYINASIIIQLLTAAIPYLEDLQKNEGEAGRRKIAQFTRYISLGWAVIQSLAITVGLLQQYAVDKNFWFVPSTVLALTAGSMLVMWISEIITERGIGNGASLLIFVNIVASLPRTLGNTIDYAQTGGRQAVAQVVILLSVFLMMIVGIVFVQEGTRRIPIISARRQVGRRLYRERTSYLPLRLNQGGVMPIIFASAVLILPQSLAGFFGTQGPVSQILVQIANALRPGSWIYIGVYSLLILFFSYFYASLIVNPEDISKNLKKMGASIPGIRPGEKTKEYLEGVLNRLTFLGALFLSIVATIPTLVEGATQVTTFQGLGATSLLILVGVAIDTAKQIQTYVISQRYEGMIKQ, translated from the coding sequence ATGGTTGTCAGTCGAGATAAAACTCCTACAGCACAAGAAACGTTTTTACAAATGGCCCAGGCAGCCGGCCTTCGAGGTCGGCTGCTGATTACCATTGGATTATTAATTTTAATTCGCTTTGGCATTTTTATTCCCATCCCAGGAATTGATAGACAAGCTTTTGCTGCCGCGATTAGTAATAGTCCGGTTTTAGGCTTTCTCGATATCTTTACGGGGGGAGGGATTTCCACTTTGGGGCTTCTTGCCTTGGGAATTCTTCCTTATATTAATGCCTCCATTATTATCCAGCTTTTGACGGCTGCTATTCCTTATCTGGAAGATTTACAGAAAAATGAGGGAGAAGCCGGAAGAAGAAAAATTGCCCAATTTACTCGCTATATTTCTTTGGGTTGGGCAGTTATTCAAAGTTTGGCTATTACGGTTGGGTTACTCCAACAATATGCCGTTGATAAGAATTTCTGGTTTGTCCCATCAACGGTTTTGGCTTTGACTGCTGGTTCCATGTTAGTTATGTGGATATCAGAGATAATTACAGAAAGGGGCATTGGTAACGGGGCTTCTTTATTGATTTTTGTCAATATTGTCGCTAGTTTGCCAAGAACACTAGGAAATACCATTGATTATGCTCAAACGGGTGGCCGTCAAGCGGTTGCTCAAGTGGTTATTCTCTTGTCTGTCTTTTTGATGATGATTGTCGGTATTGTCTTTGTTCAAGAAGGAACTCGACGTATTCCGATTATTTCTGCTCGTCGTCAAGTGGGCCGCCGTTTATATCGAGAAAGAACCAGTTATTTGCCTTTGCGACTGAACCAAGGTGGGGTTATGCCTATCATTTTTGCTTCAGCCGTCCTCATTTTACCCCAGTCTTTAGCCGGATTTTTTGGAACTCAAGGGCCCGTAAGTCAGATTCTGGTACAAATAGCTAATGCTTTACGTCCGGGAAGTTGGATTTATATTGGGGTTTACTCTTTGTTGATTCTCTTTTTTAGCTATTTTTATGCTTCCTTGATTGTTAACCCGGAAGATATCTCTAAAAATCTTAAGAAAATGGGGGCTAGTATTCCAGGGATTCGTCCAGGAGAGAAAACTAAAGAGTATTTAGAAGGGGTACTCAATCGTCTGACGTTCCTGGGGGCCCTGTTTTTAAGTATTGTGGCTACTATTCCTACCCTAGTTGAAGGGGCAACTCAGGTCACTACCTTTCAAGGGTTGGGAGCAACTTCTCTCCTGATTTTAGTCGGGGTAGCCATCGATACTGCTAAACAAATCCAAACTTATGTGATCTCCCAACGCTATGAAGGGATGATTAAACAATAG
- the rpmJ gene encoding 50S ribosomal protein L36 — protein sequence MKVRASVKKMCEKCRVIRRRGRVMVICSNPKHKQRQG from the coding sequence ATGAAAGTTAGAGCATCAGTCAAAAAAATGTGTGAGAAATGCCGTGTCATTAGGAGGCGCGGTCGGGTAATGGTAATTTGTTCTAATCCGAAGCATAAACAACGCCAAGGTTAA
- the rplN gene encoding 50S ribosomal protein L14, which produces MIQQQTYLNVADNSGARKLMCLRVLGTGTCRYGEIGDEIIAVVKDAIPNMPVKRSDIVKAVIVRTRKSIKRASGMTIRFDDNAAVIINNDGNPKGTRVFGPVARELRDKNYTKIVSLAPEVL; this is translated from the coding sequence GTGATTCAACAGCAAACCTATCTCAATGTCGCTGATAATAGTGGGGCCCGCAAGTTAATGTGTCTGCGAGTCCTGGGAACCGGAACCTGCCGCTATGGGGAAATTGGTGATGAAATCATTGCCGTGGTCAAAGATGCCATTCCTAATATGCCTGTCAAACGGTCAGATATTGTTAAAGCTGTCATCGTCCGTACTCGCAAATCCATAAAACGAGCTAGTGGTATGACTATCCGCTTTGATGATAACGCCGCCGTGATTATTAATAATGATGGCAACCCCAAAGGAACTCGCGTTTTCGGCCCAGTTGCCCGTGAATTACGGGATAAGAACTATACGAAAATCGTTTCATTGGCACCGGAGGTACTCTAA
- the infA gene encoding translation initiation factor IF-1, with protein sequence MSKQDLIEMEGTVMESLPNAMFRVDLDNGFNVLAHISGKIRRNYIKILPGDRVKVELTPYDLTKGRITYRLKGKK encoded by the coding sequence TTGTCTAAACAAGATTTAATTGAAATGGAGGGAACGGTAATGGAATCTCTTCCTAATGCCATGTTTAGGGTGGATCTCGATAATGGGTTTAACGTATTAGCTCATATTTCCGGGAAAATTCGTCGAAATTATATTAAAATTCTACCGGGAGATCGGGTTAAAGTGGAACTAACCCCTTATGACTTGACCAAAGGAAGAATCACTTATCGACTCAAAGGCAAAAAATAA
- the rpsS gene encoding 30S ribosomal protein S19, producing MARSLKKGPFVADSLLSKIEKLNERGDKQVIKTWSRSSTILPDMVGHTIAVHNGKQHVPIYVSEQMVGHKLGEFAPTRTFRGHAKSDKKSGRR from the coding sequence ATGGCTCGCTCGTTAAAAAAAGGTCCCTTTGTTGCGGACAGTCTCCTCTCAAAAATTGAAAAACTCAACGAGAGAGGGGATAAACAGGTGATTAAAACTTGGTCTAGGTCTTCTACCATTCTCCCAGATATGGTGGGCCATACCATCGCCGTTCACAACGGCAAACAGCACGTCCCTATCTATGTTTCCGAACAAATGGTGGGACATAAATTAGGAGAATTTGCTCCTACCCGAACCTTTAGGGGACACGCCAAAAGCGATAAAAAATCGGGTCGAAGATAA